Below is a genomic region from Jiangella gansuensis DSM 44835.
CACGCCGTGAGCAACCGCTGAGGCGGTCGGCACCCTGCCAGCCACCTCGCACCGACGGAGGCAGCCGTGTTCAAGCCACCGCCGCAACCGCACCGGCGCGGCACCGCCCTGCGGGTGGCCATCGCCGCGCTGGTGCTCGGGTATGCGGCGGTGGTGTCCGGCTGGCTGCTGTCCATCCTGTGAGCGCATCGCCGCTCCGTCACGCCCGCGTCGCCGACGCGGGCGTTTGTCGTCCGCCGCTGTGTCCGGGCTCACACCGGTGATCGTCACGCTCGACCCCGCCGGTTCCGTCGTCTCGGTGTCCACGCATCACACCGAGAGGACCGACATGACGCAACGCCTGAACGTCCCCACCGTGGCGCCGGAGGGGTACCGCGCCGTGCTGGGTCTGGAGCAGTACGTCCAGGCCAACCTCGACCACACCCTCCTGCATCTGGTCAAGATGCGCGCCTCGATCATCAACGAGTGCTCGTTCTGCGTCGACATGCACAGCCGCGACGCGGTGGCCGCCGGCGAACACCACCACCGCCTGTACGCCACCGCGGCGTGGCACGACGCGCCCTTCTTCGACGAGCGGGAGCGGGCCGCGCTCGCGCTGACCGACGCCGTCACCCGGCTCTCCCCGGGTGGGGTGCCCGACGACGTCTGGGACACCGCCGCGAAGCACTTCGAGGAGCGTGAGCTCGCCGATCTGTTGCTCGCCATCGTCACCATCAACGCGTGGAACCGCATCACCGTGCCAACGCGGACCGAGCCACCACAGCGAGGGTGACCATCGACGCGGCGACCGACCTCCAGCGCCACCGGCCGATGCTGCTGGGCATGGCGTACCGGATGCTGGGCTCCACCGGCGATGCCGAGGACATCCTCCAGGACGCCTACCTGCGCTGGAGCTCGGTCGACCGCGCCGACGTGGCCGAACCGCGCCGCTACCTGTCCCGGATGGTCGCCCGGCTGGCACTGGACCGGCTGCGTGAACGGAAGGCCCGCGAACGCTATGTCGGACCGTGGCTGCCGGACCCGATCATCACCGGCGGGACGCCAGCCGACCCGCAGGAGACCGCCGAGCGGCGCGACACCCTCTCCGTCGCCACGCTGTTCCTGATGGAGCGTCTCGATCCGGTCGAACGGGCCGTGTTCGTCCTGCGCAGTGCGTTCGAGCTGCCGTACGCGCAGATCGCCGAAATCGTCGAGCGCACCCCCGAGCACTGCCGGCAACTACACCGCAGAGCCGCCGCCCGGCTGGCCGACGACCGCCGCCGCTTCGCGCCCAGCCGCCGCGAACACGCCGCGCTTCTCGACCGGTTCCTGCGCGCCGCCCGTGACGGTGACCTCGCCCGGCTGCGCGCCCTGCT
It encodes:
- the sigJ gene encoding RNA polymerase sigma factor SigJ, producing MTIDAATDLQRHRPMLLGMAYRMLGSTGDAEDILQDAYLRWSSVDRADVAEPRRYLSRMVARLALDRLRERKARERYVGPWLPDPIITGGTPADPQETAERRDTLSVATLFLMERLDPVERAVFVLRSAFELPYAQIAEIVERTPEHCRQLHRRAAARLADDRRRFAPSRREHAALLDRFLRAARDGDLARLRALLHDEVVAWTDGGGKVKAARNPVRGADNVARFFAGIHSRHRPPFVAVELNATPGAVLGLDNPQAVTFTVVDGRISGLFAVANPDKLARLPLLTPVT
- a CDS encoding carboxymuconolactone decarboxylase family protein, whose product is MTQRLNVPTVAPEGYRAVLGLEQYVQANLDHTLLHLVKMRASIINECSFCVDMHSRDAVAAGEHHHRLYATAAWHDAPFFDERERAALALTDAVTRLSPGGVPDDVWDTAAKHFEERELADLLLAIVTINAWNRITVPTRTEPPQRG